Genomic window (Drosophila ananassae strain 14024-0371.13 chromosome 3L, ASM1763931v2, whole genome shotgun sequence):
gggtgtgtgcaaagtttcaactcgatagctttaaaactgagagactagtttgcgtagaaacggacagacggacagacggacatgctcatatcgactcaggaggtgatcctgatcaagaatatatatactttatagggtcggagatgtctccttcactgcgttgcacacttttgaccaaaattataataccctctgcaagggtataaaaattcgattttttgaaatttacaagtgcgcatgcccccttaaaaaAGAATGACAGAGATGTAAGGACGCCCCTTTgctccttttgaaaaaataatagggCATCCTTTTGTTTTGCCTAACTCCATAATGCAGACGAGTGCTGGTCTGACCTAGACTGCAGCGCCCCACACTGAGGGGCTTCTCAGATGTTGCCCGCAGGCACACGTACAACTCAGTAATTTGATCCTCAGTGAGGACATCTAGCATATTTAGCTCTGCATCCCAGAAAAAGGGAAGCTGCCGTTTCCTCAGGCATTCCGTGAGCTCTTCAAACATCTGGGAAGAATTTCAACATCAATTTTGAGGCATTGGTCGGGATACAATTTCGGACTTACCTCCTTTAAAATGTCTTTAAGTGGATGCTCGTGCCAGTAGGAATCCGGGGAAGACCTAATTTTCCATAGAAACAAGGTTTTAATATAATAGCTTTTTAAGTGGCTCAAATTGGTCCTTAAATCGCGGTagtttttcataaattttatgGCGTCCGTACAATTCTTATGCTTTCCGGCGAGGATGGCTTTTTCCGCCGCGTAAAACGAAGACCGGAACGAGAGCTGCGGCGGCGGGTGTTGTaacggagatttgaagggctTTGGGATTGCGTCCCAGTATGAGAGATTCGCGCACGCGTGGTAGCCTTGGAGATCCCTGGACAGGACGTTCTGCTCAAACCCCAGACGGATGGAAGGCACAAAGTCCACGGAGTACTGCTCATCTACGAAGATGGTGTGGGCCGGCCCACAGGTCTTGTACCGCAGTTGGGACTCCTGACCATCGACCTCGATGCGATACCCGATCCGGTTGAGAGCTCGACTAAAGCGACTCTGCAGGAAGCTACGGAGCTTGTCCACGACTAGGTAGTTGTTCTTGTCGACTAAGTTCATTAGGAACTCGTAAATGGCCCGGTAATCCTCGCGGGGATCTTCTTTTAATTTCTCCAGTACGCGTGTTAAGTTAAGTAGAACATTTCCCGGAATCCGCGGACACTTCGATACGACGATGTCTTTGTAAAACGGAGTTTCGAGTTTAAAAACCAAATCGAATTCGTTGGGTTTCGCGATTTTTAAATTGTCGCCCGTGCTTCCTGCGAATACGGATGAAGGAACACGATTTTTATTTACGGAAAAGTACGCGACGCGACGCGGAAAACGATAAAAGTGGGACACGAGACACGGATACCTAAAAGTCGAGGATGCGCGCGGCGATTGGATTTTGTATTTACACGATTAAGAGACAcgatttcctttttttaaattctatgATTAAGATCTGAGAAGTACGACACGATTTCAGCGATAAGACGCGGGACTCGGACACTAAAAAGTGTAGGATGCGTTTGAAAACT
Coding sequences:
- the LOC6494383 gene encoding cyclic GMP-AMP synthase, translated to KYKIQSPRASSTFRYPCLVSHFYRFPRRVAYFSVNKNRVPSSVFAGSTGDNLKIAKPNEFDLVFKLETPFYKDIVVSKCPRIPGNVLLNLTRVLEKLKEDPREDYRAIYEFLMNLVDKNNYLVVDKLRSFLQSRFSRALNRIGYRIEVDGQESQLRYKTCGPAHTIFVDEQYSVDFVPSIRLGFEQNVLSRDLQGYHACANLSYWDAIPKPFKSPLQHPPPQLSFRSSFYAAEKAILAGKHKNCTDAIKFMKNYRDLRTNLSHLKSYYIKTLFLWKIRSSPDSYWHEHPLKDILKEMFEELTECLRKRQLPFFWDAELNMLDVLTEDQITELYVCLRATSEKPLSVGRCSLGQTSTRLHYGVRQNKRMPYYFFKRSKGASLHLCHSFLRGHAHL